A window of Cyclopterus lumpus isolate fCycLum1 chromosome 10, fCycLum1.pri, whole genome shotgun sequence genomic DNA:
CTTCATTTTGTCCATAATTAGCTGTTTTTAACACGTTTTTCCTCTCGAAAACACAAACGATAACGTCCGAACACACCACAGTGGGCCTCCAAAATGCCTCTTTTGTTAGGAGCTCGGTGATTGGTCCGGTTGACTAAATAAGAGGGCTTGAATCATTTATGGGAGTTGCCTGGCAACACGACTGCCGGAAACTCCAGTCTATGGAACAGCACAAAGCTGATTACGTAATTTGTTGTTTACCAAGATGTTCCATGTTTACTCTGCAatcaaaaacacaagacactgcTAAACAACATATTATTATCATACCATTTACTAGAATAAAACGTGCCTATTTTGAGTAATTACACAGACACCATACTTATAGTATGAATGTAGTCCTCACTAATCATAAagggtttgtgtttttgtgttcaacTTCTCAAAACTTTATAATGTGGTTGTAGGTCAGGTGATAGCACTTGAAAAGTGAGCATGGGTAGTTGGCCAGGGAAACTGTATAAATACAGACTAAAGAGAAAACATAACCTTTGTGCATCCACAGTGCACAAGGTTCTCCTGCGTCAGCTTTGTCACTGGAAAACGGTCTTtgtaccatttaaaaaatatagcCCAAAACGTAATTCTTACAACTGGTTAATATTTAACAGCCAATTTTGTTTTCCTATTTGTGCAAGTTATATTTTGATGACACAGACATCATTCTGTCAGTGTTCGTGGGATGTTAGAGCACTACATTATGATCATAAAGACATATATCCAGAGCGTGACAATGTAATGTTTCCAAACCAAATTTCTTCAATCCATtgtaatctaaaaaaaacagtcttgcCAAAAGTTCCCTGGTGGTCGAAAAAAATACAAGTGAAAAAACAACCTCTTAACACAGTTTACTCCCAGTTTGTTATCAGTCAGGTTCAGCATGTATATCCAATGAAAGTCAGACCTGAAACCTTTCATTTTGTCTTAAACTATATAAATTAACTGTAAGCAAGCAGGTGTGTTGGAGtttttcttttgactttttgttcattattattttggggCAGAGAGTAACTTTTTACTGCTCCTTGGCACATCAAGGCTTCTACATTTGTTCATACTCACTGGCACTGTGCCGTCGCCCAGTCGGTGAAAGTGTGTCTCCTCAGCAGAGAGCCCCTTGTGGGGAGAATACCCGGCATCAGTGAGCCCTGCCTGGTGCTCGAACTTCTGGAGGCTCTCATGGTTCTGCTCTAAGTGAGGATGGGCACATCAACATTAATCTGTGTTTTCATATGCTGCACTCCATACTAACCCGTTCTGAAAATTGTTTATCCATATTCGGCAGCCATTTGGCCAATCATGGGTGATGTTTACATAATTCTGTGACATGTAGCAATGCAAGTTAGTGTATATGTGtcttaacacacacaggtagggcCTAGATGTTtttcaaaattaaaataaatgttcatcatttcaattcaattggTTTTGTTGACTTACTGATCATTAGTGTGCTCATTAAAGAAGAGGCGTTGGTCTTCACAACAGGCACCGGGGACTTGACTGCCGATGCTGCCTCAAAAGTCAGCAACTTCCCATCCACCTCGCCTACCTGATCACACACGGTTATACAATTACAAACCAGTTACAAAATAATACGAGCAAACCAATTCCATGCACCTTACCTTCAGGAAGTTTCACACAAGCCCATACAAACACTGTGTTAACAATTTCAAAAGCATTTGGTTCAGATAGTCAGAACTAACAGGAACGCACCTCTCCAGTCTTCCTGAACTTGTGCTGAGGGATGATAGGGTTTTTCCACAAGATGTTGACAGACAGGTCTGGAGGTGGTGAATGCATGACGGCGTCCATTAGCTCATCATAGCTTACATTGCGGCGAGTCATTCCAATGGGAGCCGAAAAGGCGCCAAAGAGACCGGATGATGTGCTAGACTCAAGTGCTAAAGGATGCAAATATAAGGAActatttctgacattttcttaaaactagcaatcattttacatatttttaaaagattatcacacaaacatatttttcttcCTGCATTACCTGGCATGTCTCCCCGTCGTGAGGTCATTTTGACAGCGGATCAGAAGGGCTGCCCAGGAGACTCGAGGGTGACAGTGTGATGGTCCACTTGACTCCAAACCTTCAACACCTGACAGTGTTACAGGGTCATTAGACAGATAGAAAGGCCTGCACCTGGAGGCAAAGTGTGTCATCCAACAACACgttaatgaatacataaatgttacatgtgtgtttatattggCCCAAGCATGGGTAAGTTAAAGAATAATAAAGACAGTGGCGTGTGTTGACTGTAAAGTGCACCGTGTCCTTTTTCTGACCTGCTCCAAATAGAACCAAAGAGTCTGGTTACAGCACTGTAATTAATATCAGTTTGGGTAAGTACCCCTCACATACACGCTCTCCTTTGCCCAAAGCAGAGAGAAACCGCTCTTCTGAAATAAAGCAGGCTCATGTTCACAAGGAAGTGCAACTTTTTGAATTGAGGAAATACTGCCCGTTTAATGAAATGGAACTGGTTCTACATGGAATACCTTATTGTGTAACGGGCAAGGAACGCCACTTAAAGTAGTCCTCTTGTGTTATCATGAACCTGACAACCTGTTATCAGTGCTCCTTATCATTCAGCCTGGTCAGGGCTCACTTTCAACTGCAATCCACCTGCTTGTTCCTTCACTGAGACTGAATGAATGATGAGAAGACCGTCCACCATCTGCAACATCTATATGCTGGCAGAATTCAGATTTAGCAGATTTAGGTGTCGTCTAGTGTGCTTTGCAGACAGCTGAACCCAAAGCTGCAATGGTTGTGTCGTCGCGTGCAATGACTTGCAAAAACAGGACCCGGCGAAGTCACAATGTGGGAATAACGTCTAAAATAATCTATGAACGAGAACAACAATTTCACTTTGGCTAATTGTAGGGAGAACACGTAAATACTGACAACACGGCAGAGCATAACTCCATGTATTGCATTTCAttgtctctaaaaaaaaaagaagaagtataTTGTTCAGTCTTTTGCAGCGTTTCGATGAAGGACACCAGCTTGTCACGCTCCATTCACTGTAACACTTACCTCACTCACCCCGTTTATAGTCCCTCTGCGCTCCTATTGAAATCACTCCACGGCCACAGTCAGTTCTTTGCTACAGAGGCGCAGACTTGACAGACTGAACGAACAAATACCGCATGTTTGTTCGCTCATGACTTTTGGACGCGCAGAGAGTAAACAGAGCGCCGAGTCGTCCTCCGACAACGCAGGCGACGGAAGTGGTCATCCGAAACTTGGAGCGCCGCAGCCTGTTTGGGAAGACGTGTGATGCAGTGTGCGGTGTCGTGGTGGAGGACCCGGCCGTTAAATAGATGGAGGAAGAGCGGACATGTCTCACTGAAGCTGTTGAGGTTTTAATAATAGCACACTGCTCGAGTTAAAGTCCGGCAttcaaaaatgtcaaagtattaACATCAATATTAAAGTACCAAAACGTACTCATCATGCAGAATAgtccatttcagaataatgtatgTTATGTTACTGAATTATGAtcattaatgcatttctttttagaaaaaaacgtgatatatatatatatatatatatatatatatatatatatatatatatcatattgtatATACTATTTTGCATTATTAATCTAAATCTGGAAATTAAAGTGATCAAATAACTGTAATGTAATAAACCTTGTGGCATATAGTGGTTATGGTAAATCTCTAgggaatgtttgtgtgtgtgtgtgtgtgtgtgtgtgtgtgtgataggtTTAGAGCATTACAGCCTATGAGAATCAACTGATCTGAGCCACCCCTGTCAGAGTAGAGCATACACACATGGTGCTGGCAGGTTATTCACACTGTTTCTCAGTCTCTGCAGCTTTGGTGTCCTCTGGTATCTGACCCATTGTAAGTTCTAATAAGACCCATATAGCGTGTTAAGAAGACGCCCTAAAGAGTGACTCCCTCTAATATTCAATGCTTGGCATTCAAATTCTGTATGAGATCAGTGACCTGACACAACATGCATTCCTTTCATTTGCAGCCCTGAACCACAAGGTAGCACTATTGATGTATGGCAACAAAAAAGTACTTAATGCTTTTGAgcttatatttttttatttaaaaaacactgacaatTCCAACATGTATCAGACTTGATTCAAAACACATACATCTATTTACAAACacagatcaaataaaaataaaatagaacagAGATCAAACTGTAAGTGCACAACAGTATAAATAGAAGATAAATAGACAAAACATGTATTCCATTTCAAATCTGCATTCGTTTAAGGTGCCTTTGTTTGTGGGGGTCAGAGATCATCTGCTCTTCTTCTCGATCGGAGGAGATAAAGAGTCAGATGCGAgctgtgttggtggtggaagtGAGCTCAGTTGGTCTGGTTGTAGTCGAGGATCCTCGTTTACTAGaattacaaaaaagaagaacacacattAGACACATTACAACAGTGTGGAGAAGGCCTCATATTATTCATTATCAAATATGGAGATTCACTGAATGATTCATATCAGAAGTTGGGTGGTCGGTGTATTCTGAAGATGAGGCTCGGGTTCATGTCTGTAAATATATACTCACATGATGGAAGCCATGAGTTTTTGCACTGCCTTCAACTTGGGGTTCAGGCAATAGCGAAGGCCGCTGTTGATGGTGACGCTGTTGAAATGACATCAGAGGTAAACAGGGGAACATGAATCAGACCGGTAGATTGAGGAATGAAAGGTCCTTTGATAAATCTTTGATAAAAGCCAAGGAGTTAGTTTTGTGTGAGGGGTTTACTGAGAAGCTTCCTATTAGCCCAAAAAATGCAAATATCAAATAACGATTAACTAAATAGGACACATTATTGCACGACGATCCCACAGTCTGAATTAAAGATTTCAGCGTGTCTTACACAATCTCCACTTTGTCACAGAAGATGGTTGCTGGGTAGACCTGGACGTCCTTTATGGTATTCTTCGATCTAATTCCATTCCTCACACGTTGACACAGACACTGCTTTCCTGATGTATGACCGACtggagagaaagataaagaaacaataattaatatttCGCTTTTTACAGCTACCAACACATGTAGAAATGTATATAACAAACCTCACATTGTCCATGTTGGAGTAGTACATTCTAAAGAAGTATTAAAACTTACGTTGGGCTTGAGAGATGCAGACCATGACAGCCAGGAGTAGAAACACTTTCATGATGCCGGACATTTTTGTAAAGAAGACACTGGTgctgtgatgaaggtgatgaagaggagctgtAACAAGTGCAGCTAGAGAGATTGAATAGAGTCAAAGAGAACTGTGAGGGGTAGAAGCCAAGGGTCGTCTTAAATACTCTCTTCAGACACAAACCTCATCATACTTCCTGTGATCAAGGGAATTTTTGAGACTGGAAAGTGAAACTTCAAAACCCACAGAATTACCCATACTCACTCTTTCCACTCGTCGTCCACTGTGGTCACTAATAATTTGATAAGactttacatttaaaagtacattttgatatGTAAGAGAATATCaatataaaaactaaaatgtaaccTGTGACTGTAAAGCCACATAAGCAAGTCTAAATTGTCGTATGACctatacaaacatatatttgaaCATTTTGCACACTATTTATTTTGATACCACGAACAATAAGGACCCAAACAAACcatttattaaacatatattcGTCATTTATAAGTTATTAATGGGATTTGGgtcacttgtgtttttatttcccaaTTATACTTATTTCCAATATGAAGTCAACATTTGTTTCCTCCTGGATTTAAGTAGATGGGGTTCATTCAATCATCTcatctaaaacaaacaaagcaattaAGTAAAGACAACTGAACTGAATATGTCTGGATCATAATAGAAtactgtggcagcggggtgtggctaggctcagctgcagagtgggtggagcgggggtgtggttcagggaacgtgtcatgatgtgtaaatcagcctcagctgggatcaattgtgtgtgtgtgttttgtgttccatataagagcaggagtagctggagaggagggaagagcgggtagcggatgcCCGGATCGTTCGCTACCAGAagtgtgacaaataaataaataaaaacagttactgccctcacaattgtgtgtgttgccatctttggtgcctgcccgagactcaaacctgtcaCAAATACCATAATGTGAAAAAGAAGATGCATTACATCTTTATATTATGCTGTTAAGTGAGTATAGACTTGGTCAAAAACCCTTTTGGATACAATTTAAAATCAAGTTAATGTAGATTTGTGTGGACTATTTTATATTTGGCAATACAAAGTGTGGGCAGGTGATCTTTACAACTTCTGTGAGCATGTTCAGTGGTTAACACCTTCAGCGTGCGTACATCACCAAATCAGACATCAGAGTGCTCGGAATAATATGAAGGCAAGtgtgaatatatgtatttccaCTGTAGCTGGGTTGTAATGACATGTATTTATGCTAAGACTAAGTCAGTATTATCAGTAATATTCGATGGATTCCGCATTTAATTCTAATCTGTAGTGATATTAACCCCGTTAGATCTGATATATACAATATGTCCTCTGGgtcattgttttctttccactgtaGCTGCACGGTACTGACATGCCAGACaagggagacaaaaaaaagggagcgcCATGTAGACTCCACattgttctccttctccagtCACCTCACCACCACAGATATCTTATTGATGGCTGTCGGCATCAAGCCGTTTCAGATGAAGTGAGACGGTGGGCTTCTGAGGCCATGATGATCACACCAGAAGCTCATTAAGAGATTCTGctcgtctctctgtgtgtctttactCTCCAAAGATAATGCAAATGTTATTTGAGAGGTTTCCTCAAATATTATCTGAATTAATTGTGTAATTAATGAACAAATCACTCAAAGCTTTGTAACTCAATAGCCGAGACCTATAGAGCAGATTAGGTTGACTCAACATGAACATTTTTTGCACATGATACATTAAGAAGTCGTATTAGTTTAACAAATTACAATTTAGActtttgaatataaataaaacaggatTTTATTATGTGCAACAAATGCTCATATTATTTCCATGTAGTtgcaactgtttttttgttcagtaTGGGGTGGAAGGGATCTCAGCTGGTCTGGCTGTAGTAGAGGTTTCCCGTTTCCtagaaatgacaaaaaagaacacacattacaacagtGTGGAGAACGCATCATGTAATTCATTATCGAATATGGAGATTCACTgaaagattttatttttgggtGATCAGTGTATTCTGAAGATACGGTTCACATTCATGTCTGTAAATATATTCACATGATGGAAGCCATGAGTTTTTGCACTGCCCTCAACTCGGGGTTCAGGCAATAGCGAACACCGCTGTTGTTGGTGACAGTAGAATGAACAGTAGAGGTGAGCTCAGGTGATTTTCTTCAACAGGTTAATATATTACATGCAggtagatagatgaatagaagTGCTTAAAATGTGCAGGTTATTATTGCCTCAGAAAGAGTTGATTATCATGTTTACTACAACTGAGACCGGTCACATCTGAGGAGTTCCAGGAGGAGCCAAATGTAGAACACCAAACAGGCAGGTTGAATTAAACAAAAGGCAACCTTTATTCCCAAAAGATGgttccaaaaacaaaacactgaggGAGCAGACTGAGGCATAGTTCAAAGAaaaccccccacaaaaaacagAACCAAGAACAAACCAGTAGGACATGAGTAAGTGAGAAAGGAAATCAAAAGTTACGGATGTAACAACAGTTCTATGAGTCATGGATGCCCGCCAGAGGCAGTGCCGAACACTGAATGTCTTccgtctctcacacacgcagGTCGAGGTCAAAGTCATGTGTGACCTCAGATGACCCGGTAAGTTCCAGTATCATCACTGAGATCAGTCCTACGGATTCGTCTCGGGAGTTCATGAGATTCCTAGAGACTAAACTCAGCATGCGGCCACCTCATGCATGCAGTGACCTCCACACAAGCTCTGAAGGCCGACAACGGGCACAGCAGCCttgacctctcctctccctgggGAGGGTCAAACTACATGAGGTGGATAGGATGATTGAGATATGAGCGTGCCATCACTTTCGGGAAAAAAGACTGTATTAGGCCCCAAAGTGACACCTGAGCCATCGGAGTTCCAACTCAGACATGAATCACTCACCGACATGTAACTCGCCTCCATGCTTTGAAGAAGGGACAGCAAGGAGAAAAGCCGTTTTGGCCGACAGCCATCTCAGCTCTGCCCTTGCCAAGGATTCAAAGGGAGGCAAGCCTGGGGTGTCCAACACCAGAGGTAGATCACCTGTAGGTGCCTTTGGGGCGCTTGGTGGACGCAACCGCAGAGGTGTCCTTCTTTAAGGAGGGTCACACGTGATTTAGTTGATATAAAGACTTGACATGCGTGTGCGCGAGACGGAAGACATTGAGTGTTAAGCACGGATGACTTGACTGAAAGAGGGAAAGTACGTAGACTACAAGGAAGCAGGTTGAAACACAGGTGTAACACTAAAAAGACTGGAAGTCACACAAGCTGAGGGGACTTTCAAACTAAAAGAGGAAACCTTCGGACCACAAGGCCAGACTTGGATTAAAATGTCAAGTTAGCTGAGGAAGATACAAGCCTTTTCAGTGTGTCTTACACAATCTCCACTTTATCACAGAAGATGGTTGCTGGGTAGATCTGGACGTCCTTTATTTCATTCGTTGACCAAATTCCATTCCTGACACGTTGACACAGACACTGCTCTGGTTTTTATGGGTAAATCTCCAGGGATTGGatgccacagtgtgtgtgtgtgtgtgtgtctgtgcgtgtgtttgtttgtgtgtgtgtgtgtgtgtgtggagcattACAGCCTATGAGAATCAGTGGATCCGTCAGGATTAAGGTAGAatagttttctgttttttaatcaatttaacAGTTGAGATAAAATCTATTTTAATGTGCATCAACAGAAGACATGAAACATACAGATGATactaaattaaatgttacaAGAACAAAGCTTTAGTTACCTTAAACCTTAAACCCTGTTTGAGAGATGAGGAAGTCTCCATTGAGGCTAGTTTGCAGATCATTCCAATACCAAATGTCATGACAAAATATCCAGTCTCAGTTAACCAAACTTAGGGCATTGTCACAATGTCCTTGTACATTAAAATATACCAATGCTGCGCATAGCAAGTGAAGACCAATTTACAGCTGCAGTGATGAGTCCTGTAGCCTTAGTTTCGAATATATCTCAAAGCAGCATGATAAAGTGGGTCAAGGCCAAATAGGTGGGACAGGCACCTGTAAATGGTATCACTATTGTCTTGTAACCAGACATGTATGTGAGGATGGTAAGAAATATAACTTAAATCTATATACAAAATTCAGTGTGAACTTGAGTTACTCAGTTATAGTTCCAAGGTGATGCTTACAAGTTTTTGATCAATCAAATACCAGAATATTTATATGCCAACAAACACATAGTGCTGGCGGGTTATTCACCCTATAATCTCAGAGTCTCTGCAGCTTTGGTGTCTTCTGGTGTCTGATCCATGTAAGTTCTAGTAAGACCCATTCATTTCGTTCAGAAGACACCTTAAAATATCTAATGCTTGGCTTTATAATTGGATGAGATATGTGAGATTGCACATAAACTGTATTTCTTGCATTGGCAGCCCTGAACCACAAGGTAGCACTGTGGATTTATAGGGCACAGACAGTATCAGACCtggaacaaaaaacaattactcaatgtttcttttcttttttttattattaaaagaacACTGAcgtcaaaatacatcaaacttGGTTCAGAACACATACATCTATTtacaaaaacagattaaaaggAAATACAATAGAACGGAGATTATACTGTTAGTGCACATCAGTATAAATAGAAGATAAATAGACAACAAGTTGAATTCAACTACATCTGCATTTGTTTAAGGTGCCTTTGTTtgtgggggtcagaggtcatctgCTCTTCTTCTTGATCGGAGGAGATAAAGAGTCAGATGCGAgctgtgttggtggtggaagtGAGCTCAGTTGGTCTGGTTGTAGTCGAGGATCCTCGTTTACTAGAAttacaaagaagaagaacacacattAGACACATTACAACAGTGGGGAGAAGGCCTCATATTATTCATTATCAAATATGGAGATTCACTGAACGATTCATATCAGAAGTTGGGTGGTCGGTGTATTCTGAAGATGAGGCTCGGGTTCATGTCTGTAAATATATACTCACATGATGGAAGCCATGAGTTTTTGCACTGCCTTCAACTTGGGGTTCAGGCAATAGCGAAGGCCGCTGTTGATGGTGACGCTGTTGAAATGACATCAGAGGTAAACAGGGGAACATGAATCAGACCGGTAGATTGAGGAATAAAAGGTCCTCAAATGTGAAGGTTCGTTATAACTTTCTCTGCAAATGAGGCCAGATTTGAACCCTTGATAAATCTTGGTGAGATATGATAAAATACCACCCTAGGTGTTATGGTGAGGGGTTTACTGAAAAGCTTCAATTAGCACACAAACAGGCTAATAGCAAATAATAATTTTCTAAATAGGACACATTATTGCACGACGATCCCACAGTCTGAATTAAAGATTTCAGCGTGTCTTACACAATCTCCACTTTGTCACAGAAGATGGTTGCTGGGTAGACCTGGACGTCCTTTATGGTATTCCTCGAGCCAATTCCATTCCTCACACGTTGACACAGACACTGCTTTCCTGATGTATGACCGACtggagagaaagataaagaaacaATATGTTATTGATTCAGTTAATTTTTCACTTTTTACAGTATGTTCAAATGTATATAACAAACCTCACATTGTCCATTTTAGAGTAGTAAATGCTAAAGAAGTATTAATACTTACTTTGGGCTTTAGACATGCAGACCATGACAGCCAGGAGTAGAAACACTTTCATGATGCCGGACATCGTCGGTTTCCTCTTTGGTGAAGAAGACACTGGTgctgtgatgaaggtgatgaagaggagctgtAACAAGTGCAGCTAGAGAGATTGAATAGAGTCAAAGAGAACTGTGAGGGGTAGAAGCCAAGGGTCGTCTTAAATACTCTCTTCAGACACAAACCTCATCATACTTCCTGTGATCAAGGGAATTTTTGAGACTGGAAAGTGAAACTTCAAAAACCACCAACAAAAGAAACTACTCACTCATTCCATTGTGGTTGCTTATAATTCAACCagatttaagatttaaaaaatatatttgccGTATGacgttctttttttctttacattttgcaCACTATTTATCTTCATACCATGAAGAATAAAGATCAAAACATTTCAATCCAAACATTTCTATTCAAGTTAGTGTAGATTTGTGTGGAC
This region includes:
- the LOC117737367 gene encoding C-X-C motif chemokine 10-like, which produces MSGIMKVFLLLAVMVCMSKAQIGHTSGKQCLCQRVRNGIGSRNTIKDVQVYPATIFCDKVEIVVTINSGLRYCLNPKLKAVQKLMASIIKRGSSTTTRPTELTSTTNTARI
- the LOC117737366 gene encoding C-X-C motif chemokine 10-like, producing MSGIMKVFLLLAVMVCISQAQLGHTSGKQCLCQRVRNGIRSKNTIKDVQVYPATIFCDKVEIVVTINSGLRYCLNPKLKAVQKLMASIIKRGSSTTTRPTELTSTTNTARI